One segment of candidate division KSB1 bacterium DNA contains the following:
- a CDS encoding glycosyltransferase, with product MMGGREKQIVLIAGEQARQFAHHVTVVFQNPAGPNYEALRRHPGVHVVSLRSSGEMSLWAALQTLRLARQHDLAFLHSPRIPFLLGLWFARRPVIYRLSGLQMSAPRPFQRAQRSTPARPAMTFNQMTCPQPARSALRHPLEYLAMRSRRLIRWLLFVNFLRRRAALILVNSSFLKAVGRREYGVAEEKFLIVRNGLDVTHETKRLEKARKSARKNEPFTLGFIGRLDPRKRLDRLLQAVAPLVHAGYHLRVLIAGDGDLRPSLEQLARALDIAAAVEFLGVKHNPYEVLNQCDLFVLPSDNEAFSNAALEAMFAGVPVVVFKEGCGTGEIIAHRQNGFLVADGGELCELIRELSSRREECQRIGRQARQSLEALGLTIQEHVRMLNDCFAGLLHKNVNNQGGELVNGY from the coding sequence ATGATGGGCGGCCGCGAGAAACAAATCGTGCTGATCGCGGGGGAGCAAGCCCGTCAGTTCGCCCATCACGTGACCGTCGTATTTCAAAATCCGGCCGGGCCGAATTATGAGGCGCTTCGCAGACACCCCGGGGTTCATGTCGTCAGCCTGCGATCGTCCGGCGAAATGAGTCTGTGGGCGGCCCTTCAAACCCTGCGCCTGGCCCGTCAACATGACCTTGCATTTTTGCACAGCCCGCGTATTCCCTTTTTGCTCGGGCTTTGGTTTGCCAGGCGCCCCGTCATCTATCGCCTCTCCGGCCTGCAAATGAGTGCGCCCCGGCCGTTTCAGCGCGCCCAGCGGTCAACGCCCGCAAGGCCCGCGATGACATTCAACCAAATGACATGCCCGCAACCAGCACGCTCCGCCCTGCGGCACCCTCTCGAGTATCTCGCCATGCGGAGCCGGCGCCTGATTCGCTGGCTGTTGTTCGTCAACTTTCTGCGGCGCCGCGCCGCTTTGATCCTGGTCAATTCGAGTTTTCTGAAAGCTGTTGGCCGGCGGGAATATGGAGTCGCGGAAGAGAAATTTCTCATCGTACGCAACGGCCTGGATGTCACGCATGAAACAAAACGTTTGGAAAAAGCCCGCAAGAGCGCACGAAAGAATGAGCCGTTCACTCTCGGCTTTATTGGCCGCCTGGATCCGCGAAAACGGCTGGATCGTCTCCTGCAAGCTGTTGCCCCGCTGGTGCATGCCGGTTACCATCTGCGGGTGTTGATCGCCGGTGACGGCGACCTGCGGCCGTCGCTCGAACAACTGGCCCGGGCTCTCGACATCGCCGCCGCCGTGGAGTTTCTGGGAGTCAAGCACAATCCCTATGAGGTGCTCAACCAGTGTGATCTTTTCGTGCTGCCCTCCGACAATGAGGCCTTTTCCAACGCGGCATTGGAGGCCATGTTTGCCGGCGTGCCGGTTGTTGTTTTCAAAGAGGGCTGTGGCACCGGTGAGATCATTGCCCACCGGCAAAATGGCTTTCTGGTCGCCGATGGCGGAGAATTGTGCGAGCTGATTCGTGAGCTGTCGTCCCGCCGGGAGGAATGTCAGCGCATCGGCCGGCAAGCCCGTCAGTCGCTCGAGGCTCTCGGCCTCACCATTCAAGAGCATGTCCGCATGCTGAATGACTGCTTTGCCGGTTTGCTTCACAAGAATGTAAATAACCAAGGTGGTGAATTAGTCAACGGGTATTGA
- a CDS encoding class I SAM-dependent methyltransferase produces MHKEKSKVKASVLEKDKITFSFGENWQAFNERLFKTRTQQEAIELAVKDIEKWLGRDGVAGRTVLDIGCGTGLHSLAFLLLGATRVLSIDVDVHSIAATKFFCREFGTPANWEIKQGSILNENFIFNLGRFDIVYAWGVLHHTGAMWNALDNCTKLIADNGKLWLSLYTAGPNYASHLALKRRYNAANDLQKRLMVARIIARRMLNRALSGRNPFTWNEKKARGMNSYHDLLDWLGGLPYEVASKKEVEAFCRKHGLRLVRDEPRGEGACSIYLFSR; encoded by the coding sequence ATGCATAAAGAGAAAAGTAAAGTGAAAGCATCGGTGTTGGAGAAAGACAAGATTACGTTCTCATTTGGTGAGAATTGGCAGGCCTTCAACGAGAGACTTTTTAAGACACGAACACAGCAGGAAGCGATAGAGTTGGCTGTGAAGGACATTGAGAAGTGGCTGGGCAGAGACGGGGTTGCTGGACGAACTGTTCTTGACATTGGTTGTGGCACCGGCCTGCATTCGTTGGCTTTTCTTTTGTTGGGAGCAACGCGGGTCCTTTCCATCGATGTAGATGTGCATAGTATCGCAGCCACAAAATTTTTTTGCAGAGAATTCGGCACACCGGCGAATTGGGAAATCAAGCAGGGATCGATCTTGAATGAGAATTTTATCTTCAACCTTGGGCGCTTTGATATCGTTTATGCCTGGGGTGTGTTGCATCATACCGGTGCTATGTGGAACGCCCTTGATAATTGCACCAAACTGATCGCTGATAATGGAAAACTCTGGCTTTCGCTGTACACCGCTGGCCCGAATTATGCATCCCACTTGGCACTCAAGCGCCGCTACAATGCAGCCAATGACCTGCAAAAGCGGTTAATGGTGGCGAGAATCATCGCCAGAAGAATGCTAAATCGCGCACTTTCCGGAAGGAACCCTTTTACCTGGAACGAAAAAAAAGCGCGAGGCATGAATTCCTATCATGATCTCCTGGACTGGCTTGGCGGCCTGCCCTATGAGGTCGCAAGCAAGAAGGAAGTCGAAGCTTTCTGTCGTAAACACGGTTTACGTCTGGTTCGTGATGAACCGCGCGGTGAAGGGGCCTGTTCGATCTATCTGTTTTCACGATAA
- the asnB gene encoding asparagine synthase (glutamine-hydrolyzing): MCAIAGILSNTPINQQMILAMTDAQRHRGPDGSGHFSDCDGRLWLGHRRLSIIDLAGGTQPMKDYHGRAVIVYNGEVYNYPQLRLELEKNGCRFHSQSDTEVVLNAYLTWGSDCLQRLQGMFAFAIWQQDKRKLFLARDHAGIKPLHYALTPQGFLFSSELKGLLAALDRQLALDWQALGLYLRWGYIPAPHTIYRECRKLRPGHFLEIGWEKLERLEPRRYWRFAFADTPLHDEAVCLELLEQQLAAAVQDHMISDVPLGFFLSGGIDSSLVACFGSRVSHRAIHTFTMAFPEPEYDESPAAERIAQKIGSEHHVGLLESRHIEQELDRLVAIYDEPFADSSALPTHHLCRIIGQHVKVVLSGDGGDELWGGYKRYLSALLHQQQLARLGQRTLRALAAIGTLAWPFQWKRPALAYHAQHPLERFIRGLELYFNDSSLRRLLSSEAYVACATPDYLGGLAAEAESGRDLLEVMQWIDINSYLPEDGLTKVDRASMASSLEVRVPMLDLRMMALAMRVSSVLRVPRNGALHERSLKYPLRRLAARLLGEELASRPKRGFSVPLRYWFRQISPVSLLEQKWRAARGIEKVLNRDFVMRLAREHESGRRNHQSRLWAILFLLTWWQYHQPQNN, encoded by the coding sequence ATGTGCGCCATCGCCGGAATTCTCTCCAACACCCCCATCAATCAGCAAATGATCCTCGCCATGACGGATGCGCAGCGCCATCGCGGTCCGGACGGGAGCGGTCATTTCAGCGATTGTGATGGCCGTCTGTGGCTCGGTCATCGCCGCCTGAGCATCATTGATCTCGCCGGTGGCACGCAGCCGATGAAAGATTATCATGGACGGGCGGTGATTGTTTACAATGGTGAGGTGTACAATTACCCTCAGTTGCGCCTCGAACTGGAAAAAAACGGTTGCCGCTTTCATTCCCAATCCGACACGGAAGTGGTGCTGAACGCCTATCTCACCTGGGGGAGCGATTGTCTGCAGCGCTTGCAGGGCATGTTCGCCTTCGCCATCTGGCAGCAGGACAAACGCAAGCTCTTCCTGGCACGCGATCATGCCGGCATCAAACCGCTGCACTATGCCCTCACGCCGCAGGGATTTCTGTTCAGCTCGGAGCTCAAAGGCCTGCTCGCCGCCCTCGACCGGCAACTCGCGCTCGATTGGCAGGCGTTGGGTCTCTATTTGCGGTGGGGGTACATTCCCGCCCCTCACACGATTTATCGGGAATGCCGTAAACTTCGCCCCGGGCATTTTCTCGAGATTGGCTGGGAAAAACTGGAGCGTCTCGAACCGCGCCGCTATTGGCGGTTCGCGTTTGCCGACACGCCGTTGCATGATGAAGCCGTGTGTTTGGAACTGCTCGAACAGCAGCTTGCTGCCGCCGTGCAGGATCACATGATCAGCGACGTCCCGCTCGGTTTCTTTCTCAGCGGTGGCATTGATTCCAGTTTGGTGGCCTGTTTTGGCTCCCGTGTCTCCCACCGGGCGATTCACACCTTCACCATGGCGTTCCCCGAGCCGGAGTATGACGAATCACCCGCAGCGGAAAGAATCGCCCAAAAAATCGGCTCGGAGCATCACGTTGGTTTGCTCGAAAGCCGCCACATTGAGCAGGAACTGGACCGGTTGGTTGCCATTTACGACGAGCCCTTTGCCGACAGTTCGGCCCTGCCCACCCATCATCTCTGCCGGATTATCGGGCAACACGTCAAGGTCGTGCTCTCCGGCGACGGCGGCGATGAGCTGTGGGGCGGTTACAAACGCTATCTGTCCGCCCTGCTCCACCAGCAGCAGCTCGCTCGCTTGGGGCAGCGCACGCTGCGCGCTCTGGCTGCCATTGGTACGCTCGCATGGCCCTTCCAGTGGAAGCGGCCCGCACTCGCCTATCACGCTCAGCACCCTCTGGAACGCTTTATTCGCGGCCTGGAGCTCTATTTCAACGACAGCAGCCTGCGGCGGCTTCTGTCATCCGAAGCTTATGTGGCCTGTGCGACGCCGGATTATCTCGGCGGGCTGGCTGCCGAAGCGGAAAGCGGCCGGGATTTGCTCGAGGTCATGCAATGGATCGACATCAACAGCTATTTGCCGGAGGATGGGCTGACCAAGGTCGACCGTGCCAGCATGGCTTCCTCCCTGGAGGTGCGTGTTCCAATGCTGGATCTGCGCATGATGGCGCTGGCCATGCGGGTCAGCAGCGTACTGCGCGTGCCCCGCAATGGTGCTTTGCATGAACGCTCATTGAAATATCCGCTGCGGCGGCTGGCCGCCCGGCTGCTCGGTGAAGAGCTTGCCAGCCGGCCCAAACGCGGCTTCAGCGTCCCCCTGCGCTACTGGTTCCGCCAGATTTCGCCGGTCTCGTTGCTGGAGCAGAAATGGCGGGCAGCGCGCGGCATTGAAAAAGTTTTGAACCGGGACTTTGTGATGAGACTGGCGCGGGAGCATGAAAGCGGCAGGCGCAACCATCAAAGCCGGTTGTGGGCTATTCTGTTCCTGCTGACCTGGTGGCAATATCACCAACCTCAGAACAACTGA
- a CDS encoding glycosyltransferase family 4 protein, translated as MMPQAAHICFLQDSLYSPTSTGWTGTHLQNYNLARQFYQAGMKVSFVVASALPGATVPPGYQGMTVRFVKTSAIAPFLFFWREVKQALRQLAPDFIYVRGRSWLVAVAQAYAAEQGAEFIWASNGEDGCDPWKFTSKAKRAKVQPFRRLYRMTKGALEDLAYARGIRQASFLVNQTKDQQKALAKHFQREGNVIYSMQEVPPGPFQKADPLLVLWIGRLSREKRPELFFKLVDAFKTSNVAFRMIGPISKTDQWAAEICRLAQVCNFRHLNWLDRDALLELMGTASLLINTSSRCGDGIPNSMIEAWLREVPVLSYELDPDDLINREGMGLVAGANWQEFVQSFAKLLDNREQIETLSHHVRSRAIDLFAPERVISRYQRLLGKKPVEPGILRSVDRNSPRLAPVEPANSHNAV; from the coding sequence ATGATGCCGCAGGCTGCGCATATTTGCTTCCTGCAAGACAGTCTCTACTCACCAACCTCGACAGGTTGGACCGGCACGCATTTGCAGAACTACAATCTGGCCAGACAATTTTACCAAGCCGGGATGAAGGTCAGCTTCGTGGTGGCCTCGGCCCTGCCCGGGGCGACGGTTCCGCCCGGCTACCAGGGCATGACGGTTCGTTTCGTGAAAACCAGTGCAATTGCACCCTTTCTGTTTTTCTGGCGGGAGGTGAAACAGGCGTTGCGGCAACTCGCCCCCGATTTCATTTATGTCAGGGGCCGCTCCTGGCTCGTGGCTGTGGCGCAAGCCTATGCTGCAGAGCAAGGCGCCGAATTCATTTGGGCCTCCAACGGTGAAGACGGTTGTGATCCGTGGAAATTCACCAGCAAGGCAAAACGGGCCAAGGTCCAACCGTTCAGAAGGCTCTACCGCATGACAAAGGGCGCGTTGGAAGACCTTGCCTATGCCCGTGGCATTCGGCAGGCTTCTTTCCTGGTCAACCAAACCAAGGACCAGCAAAAGGCGTTGGCAAAACACTTCCAGCGTGAAGGTAATGTCATCTATTCCATGCAGGAAGTGCCGCCCGGACCGTTTCAGAAGGCCGACCCGCTGTTAGTGTTGTGGATTGGCAGGTTGTCACGGGAAAAACGGCCGGAACTCTTCTTCAAACTGGTTGATGCCTTTAAGACCAGCAACGTGGCGTTCCGCATGATCGGTCCGATTTCTAAAACAGACCAATGGGCCGCAGAAATTTGCCGCCTTGCCCAGGTCTGCAATTTTCGTCATTTGAATTGGCTTGATCGCGATGCGCTTCTGGAGCTCATGGGTACAGCCTCTCTCTTGATCAACACGAGCAGCCGCTGTGGTGATGGCATTCCCAACTCGATGATCGAGGCCTGGTTGAGAGAAGTGCCGGTATTGTCTTATGAATTGGATCCGGATGATTTGATCAATCGCGAAGGCATGGGCCTTGTGGCCGGAGCAAACTGGCAGGAATTTGTGCAGTCCTTTGCAAAACTGCTGGATAATCGTGAGCAAATCGAAACGCTCAGCCATCATGTCCGCAGCCGGGCGATCGACCTTTTTGCTCCTGAGAGAGTCATTTCTCGGTATCAACGTTTGTTGGGGAAAAAGCCTGTTGAACCAGGTATTTTGCGCAGCGTTGATCGCAATAGTCCCAGGCTAGCGCCTGTCGAACCTGCCAATTCTCATAACGCCGTCTGA
- a CDS encoding glycosyltransferase family 4 protein — MTFCFAMDFHYSERIGGAEVQAWLLAKELARRGFEVHYLAQSLQGRGKQTEMRDGVWLHWLAYRGYFLWRNSLNYYRALQQIAPDMLIQRLTSFNTGVIGWYARRFRKPFAWICTDNAVPTPWLFTRREWHAGRQKRRLAKLKVPLLLLNGMVCDLAREWGMRQASHVFTQNQEQFHKLLRNFGMPSLPLPSGHEVPASLVPPREKFHRPVILWVGNLGANKRPEKFVALAGMLPQHDWKFVMVGGKAGQSPPGWMSDNWPGNLRWLGERSFEETLSWFDQAAVLVNTSRSDSEGFPNTFLQAWLRGVPVVTLEVDPDGIVTQNNLGRVTGSVSEMAQALQELLAEEDRYNELSQRVANFAGRHFAISAVADYFLNVIELSPKSRRAGSVHVLQSAVKGH; from the coding sequence ATGACCTTCTGCTTCGCCATGGATTTTCACTACAGCGAGCGCATCGGCGGCGCCGAGGTGCAAGCCTGGCTGCTGGCCAAAGAGTTGGCGCGGCGTGGTTTTGAAGTTCACTACCTCGCGCAGTCGCTGCAGGGCCGGGGAAAGCAAACGGAAATGCGGGACGGGGTTTGGCTGCACTGGCTTGCCTATCGCGGCTATTTTCTCTGGCGCAACAGCCTGAACTACTATCGCGCGCTGCAGCAAATTGCGCCCGATATGCTGATTCAGCGCTTGACTTCCTTCAACACCGGCGTCATCGGATGGTATGCCCGGAGATTTCGCAAGCCCTTCGCCTGGATTTGCACCGATAATGCCGTCCCCACGCCCTGGTTGTTCACCCGCAGGGAATGGCATGCCGGCCGGCAAAAGAGGCGGCTGGCGAAGCTGAAAGTGCCACTTTTGCTGCTCAATGGCATGGTCTGTGATCTCGCCCGGGAATGGGGCATGCGCCAGGCCTCCCATGTCTTCACACAAAACCAGGAACAGTTTCACAAGCTGCTGCGCAACTTCGGCATGCCCTCCTTGCCTCTGCCCTCCGGTCATGAGGTGCCTGCCAGCCTCGTTCCGCCCCGGGAAAAATTTCACCGGCCGGTCATTCTGTGGGTGGGCAACCTGGGCGCGAACAAACGGCCGGAGAAGTTCGTCGCGCTGGCAGGCATGCTGCCGCAGCACGATTGGAAATTTGTGATGGTGGGAGGGAAGGCCGGTCAAAGCCCGCCCGGGTGGATGAGTGACAATTGGCCCGGCAATTTGCGCTGGCTGGGCGAAAGAAGCTTTGAAGAAACCCTGTCGTGGTTCGATCAAGCCGCTGTGCTGGTCAACACCTCGCGCTCCGACTCCGAGGGTTTTCCCAATACTTTTCTCCAGGCATGGCTGCGCGGCGTGCCGGTGGTGACGCTGGAAGTCGATCCCGATGGCATCGTCACGCAAAACAATTTGGGCCGGGTCACGGGCAGCGTGTCCGAGATGGCGCAGGCCCTGCAGGAATTGCTGGCGGAGGAAGACAGGTACAATGAGTTATCCCAACGTGTTGCCAATTTTGCCGGCCGGCATTTTGCCATCTCTGCGGTTGCCGATTATTTTCTCAATGTGATCGAGTTGAGCCCGAAATCAAGGCGAGCTGGATCGGTGCATGTGTTGCAATCAGCAGTGAAAGGTCATTGA
- a CDS encoding glycosyltransferase family 4 protein, with amino-acid sequence MPRSSRGGIYRVVCELFEVLAHDRHVELQAALVTASGDESDFLFSGKHVVVAGTFPRKFVALWRLAGGYDLIHLHGFTPWQALACWLARKKMVYTNHGLLGTGRPLAPHEHVKLVLMKLFLRHAVHRIIHVSQFMQQRMTQEYGVSLAKSVVVHNCTRWQAQPPRFEPGAVWRLGFHGRFVSVKRIDRLLVVAALVSRQRTVEVVLVGEGPLQSKLEKQAGALGVMLHFVPYCAAAATAVSNFDVEIISSRDEALGLSALEAIQAGHPTFVFADGGGLLEIFAGCAEWFVCRDETEMSQKILRLADAEQRRQALRGLRRLQQRVNTRFSPQTFAAGYRRQYFATAGRQRSEAAA; translated from the coding sequence GTGCCACGCAGTTCGCGCGGCGGCATCTATCGCGTGGTGTGTGAACTGTTCGAAGTATTGGCACACGACCGGCATGTCGAGTTGCAGGCGGCACTGGTGACAGCAAGCGGTGACGAAAGCGATTTCCTCTTTTCCGGCAAACATGTGGTGGTGGCCGGGACTTTCCCGCGAAAGTTCGTCGCCCTTTGGCGACTCGCCGGCGGGTATGACCTCATTCACCTGCACGGCTTCACACCCTGGCAGGCGCTGGCCTGCTGGCTGGCACGCAAGAAAATGGTGTACACCAATCATGGCCTCCTGGGAACCGGCCGTCCCCTCGCGCCGCATGAACACGTGAAATTGGTGCTCATGAAGTTGTTCTTGCGCCATGCCGTGCACCGCATCATTCATGTTTCGCAATTCATGCAGCAGCGCATGACGCAGGAATATGGCGTGTCGTTGGCCAAAAGTGTCGTCGTGCACAATTGTACACGCTGGCAGGCGCAGCCGCCGCGATTTGAGCCGGGAGCGGTGTGGCGCCTGGGTTTTCACGGCCGGTTTGTCTCGGTCAAGCGCATTGACCGCCTGCTGGTAGTTGCGGCGTTGGTCTCCCGGCAGCGTACTGTAGAAGTTGTTCTGGTGGGTGAGGGCCCCCTGCAAAGCAAACTCGAAAAACAGGCCGGGGCGCTGGGCGTGATGTTGCATTTCGTACCCTATTGTGCGGCTGCCGCTACCGCGGTTTCCAATTTTGATGTTGAAATCATTTCTTCGCGTGATGAAGCGCTTGGACTGTCTGCCCTCGAAGCCATCCAGGCCGGACATCCCACCTTTGTGTTTGCCGATGGCGGCGGACTTTTGGAAATCTTTGCCGGTTGTGCCGAATGGTTTGTCTGCCGGGATGAAACAGAGATGAGTCAAAAGATTTTGCGCCTCGCTGATGCCGAGCAGAGGCGGCAGGCGCTGCGCGGGCTGCGGCGTTTGCAGCAGCGCGTGAATACACGTTTTTCACCGCAGACTTTTGCGGCGGGCTATCGCCGGCAATACTTCGCAACCGCCGGCCGGCAGAGATCGGAGGCTGCGGCCTGA
- the asnB gene encoding asparagine synthase (glutamine-hydrolyzing) translates to MCGIVGMLRWDGTAISAPAVAQARDVMAHRGPDDAGLWLSDDGTCALGHRRLSIIDLSPAGHQPMCNEEGTVWLVYNGEVYNYPELCAGLQAHGHRFRSHTDTEVIVHGYEEYGVDIISRLRGMFAFALYDCRRQQLLLARDRLGIKPLYHTTCNDRFLFASEIKALLAIPGVTKELDTQALHEYLAFGKVYTPGTLFRGIMKLPAAHYMLIKNSGETVLQRYWSPYQRRFPLAPESNENEYRETLFDLLQESVRLRMRSDVPVGVFLSGGVDSTANVALMSQVSGSTVHTFTAGFQGQEAYDERQYARRAAAHFKTEHHEIEITPRQLVEVLPELAFYLDEPVADATVVPIYFVSQLARQHGAIVILNGDGSDELFCGYHKYLQYLRLEPCWRWFNRLPRFLKTAVAQTSQRLGVNGTAGDLLRRAARGIELYAGATGALKGTAVFEEMSNGNVEVYRGVMEGRREFEQERRGRDYCEWLSYWGLRSEVEHVFLYRADRLGMANSIEIRVPFLDHRLVEFALQMPQALKYKNGEKKYILKQALRGLVPDEFLDRTKQGFCVPLREWAGSMMQDKILTVLPRLHTDWGVLSPAFLQAMRTHMRFGRDQGFLSWNLYTLATWYERWFC, encoded by the coding sequence ATGTGCGGCATCGTCGGCATGTTGCGCTGGGACGGCACGGCCATTTCCGCCCCGGCCGTGGCACAGGCGCGCGATGTGATGGCCCACCGCGGCCCGGATGACGCCGGTTTGTGGCTGTCAGACGACGGCACCTGCGCGCTCGGCCATCGCCGCTTGAGCATCATCGATCTTTCCCCCGCCGGGCACCAGCCGATGTGCAACGAGGAGGGAACCGTCTGGCTGGTGTACAATGGGGAAGTTTACAACTATCCGGAACTGTGCGCCGGGCTGCAGGCGCACGGGCATCGCTTTCGGTCACACACGGATACCGAAGTCATCGTGCACGGCTATGAAGAGTATGGCGTCGATATTATCTCCCGTTTGCGCGGCATGTTTGCGTTCGCGCTGTATGACTGCCGGCGGCAGCAGCTCCTGCTGGCGCGCGACCGCCTGGGCATCAAACCATTGTATCACACGACCTGCAATGATCGGTTCCTGTTTGCCTCGGAGATCAAAGCGCTGCTGGCCATACCGGGAGTCACCAAAGAGCTTGATACACAAGCTCTGCATGAGTATTTGGCCTTTGGCAAAGTCTACACGCCGGGGACTCTGTTTCGCGGCATCATGAAATTGCCGGCCGCGCATTATATGTTGATCAAAAATTCCGGCGAAACCGTGTTGCAGCGCTATTGGTCACCCTATCAGCGGCGTTTCCCGCTGGCGCCGGAGTCAAATGAGAATGAATATCGTGAGACTCTGTTTGACCTGCTGCAGGAATCGGTGCGGTTGCGCATGCGCAGCGATGTGCCGGTGGGCGTGTTCCTGAGCGGCGGGGTCGATTCCACCGCCAATGTTGCCCTGATGTCGCAGGTGAGCGGCAGCACGGTGCACACCTTCACCGCCGGTTTTCAGGGGCAGGAGGCGTATGATGAGCGGCAATATGCCCGCCGGGCGGCAGCGCATTTCAAGACGGAGCATCATGAAATCGAGATCACCCCGCGCCAGCTCGTGGAGGTGCTGCCGGAGCTGGCTTTTTATCTCGATGAGCCGGTGGCCGATGCCACGGTGGTGCCGATCTATTTCGTTTCGCAACTGGCGCGACAGCACGGCGCCATCGTGATTTTGAACGGCGATGGCAGCGATGAGCTGTTTTGTGGCTATCACAAATATCTGCAGTATCTCCGGCTGGAACCCTGCTGGCGCTGGTTCAACCGGCTGCCGCGTTTCCTCAAAACGGCCGTGGCGCAAACCAGTCAACGCCTGGGCGTCAATGGCACTGCCGGCGATTTACTGCGGCGCGCCGCGCGGGGGATCGAGCTTTACGCCGGCGCCACGGGCGCGCTCAAAGGCACGGCGGTTTTTGAAGAGATGTCGAATGGCAATGTGGAAGTTTACCGTGGCGTCATGGAAGGCCGCAGGGAATTCGAGCAGGAACGCCGCGGTCGCGATTACTGTGAATGGCTGTCGTATTGGGGCCTGCGCTCGGAAGTCGAGCACGTTTTTCTGTATCGCGCCGACCGCTTGGGCATGGCCAATTCCATCGAGATTCGCGTGCCGTTTCTCGATCATCGGCTTGTCGAGTTCGCGCTGCAGATGCCGCAGGCGCTCAAATACAAAAACGGTGAGAAAAAGTATATTCTCAAACAGGCGCTCCGCGGGCTGGTGCCGGATGAATTTCTCGATCGCACGAAACAGGGTTTTTGTGTGCCGCTGCGGGAATGGGCGGGCAGCATGATGCAGGACAAAATTCTGACCGTGCTGCCGCGACTGCACACCGATTGGGGGGTGTTGTCTCCGGCCTTCCTGCAAGCAATGCGCACCCACATGCGTTTTGGCAGGGATCAGGGCTTTTTGAGCTGGAATTTGTATACGCTGGCAACCTGGTATGAACGGTGGTTTTGCTGA
- a CDS encoding methyltransferase domain-containing protein codes for MITVLKYLRRALSQAWRANGREALRALLNAMLTLPHAMLVGWRKRVVCPLCGWCGAHFLPKLGTDWKITSGHTCPKCSSDKRYRTYAVALKRCLPASDKRVRILEVAAPKYSERMFAHLPNRFYVPADLEYRTVKVKTDVTRLAFVERSFDFVLCSHVLEHVQEDGRAMRELHRVLHDNGQALLQVPMDHNLAQTLEYDAPNPAESCHVRRYGRDYRERLQAAGWIVNLVKPWENEEERRRCGGNDEELYFCSKIPGNGRHSHQHSHALSHTAV; via the coding sequence TTGATCACGGTTCTCAAATATCTGCGCCGCGCACTCTCCCAGGCCTGGCGGGCGAACGGGCGTGAAGCACTGCGCGCCCTGCTCAATGCCATGCTGACTCTTCCACACGCCATGCTGGTGGGCTGGCGAAAGCGGGTTGTTTGTCCCCTCTGCGGCTGGTGTGGCGCGCATTTTCTTCCCAAGCTGGGAACGGATTGGAAGATTACCTCAGGCCACACGTGTCCGAAATGTTCGAGCGACAAGCGCTACCGCACTTACGCCGTCGCTTTGAAACGTTGCCTGCCGGCTTCCGACAAGCGGGTGCGCATCCTGGAAGTCGCCGCCCCGAAATACTCTGAGCGCATGTTCGCTCATTTGCCAAACCGCTTTTACGTCCCGGCGGACCTCGAGTATCGCACCGTCAAAGTCAAAACCGATGTCACACGATTGGCCTTTGTTGAACGATCTTTTGACTTCGTGCTTTGCTCACACGTGCTGGAGCATGTGCAGGAAGATGGGCGGGCGATGCGTGAATTGCATCGTGTGTTGCACGACAACGGACAGGCTTTGCTGCAGGTGCCGATGGATCACAACCTGGCACAAACGCTTGAATATGACGCTCCCAATCCGGCTGAGAGCTGTCATGTCCGTCGCTATGGCCGAGATTACCGGGAGCGCCTGCAGGCGGCAGGGTGGATTGTGAATTTGGTCAAACCGTGGGAAAATGAAGAAGAGCGGCGGCGTTGTGGTGGCAATGATGAAGAACTCTACTTTTGCAGTAAAATCCCCGGCAATGGTCGTCATTCTCACCAACATTCCCACGCCCTATCGCATACCGCTGTTTAA